The proteins below come from a single Chryseobacterium bernardetii genomic window:
- a CDS encoding sodium-translocating pyrophosphatase, whose translation MDLFVLVPIFGVLALLYTFLQSNWVSKQNAGNEKMKTISGHIADGAMAFLKAEYKILTYFVVVVAILLAVMGSSNANSHWSIGLAFVVGAIFSATAGFIGMKIATKANVRTAEAARTSLSKALKVSFTGGSVMGMGVAGLAVLGLGALFLIIKQIFAPEATVDSHEMERTIEILTGFSLGAESIALFARVGGGIYTKAADVGADLVGKVEAGIPEDDPRNPATIADNVGDNVGDVAGMGADLFGSYVATVLATMVLGRETISDDAFGGFAPILLPMLIAGTGIIFSMIGTLFVKINDNEGSSTSSVQNALNLGNWGSIVITAIASYFLVTYLLPEKMVLRGHEFTKMGVFGAIMVGLVVGTLMSIITEYYTAMGKRPVSSIVRQSSTGHATNIIGGLSVGMESTLLPIIVLAGGIYGSYLCAGLYGVAIAAAGMMATTAMQLAIDAFGPIADNAGGIAEMSELPKEVREKTDILDAVGNTTAATGKGFAIASAALTALALFAAFVGIAGIDGIDIYRADVLAGLFVGGMIPFIFSSLAITAVGQAAMAMVEEVRRQFREIPGILEGKAQPEYEKCVAISTDASIRKMMLPGAIAIISPLLIGFIFGPEVLGGFLAGATVSGVLMGMFQNNAGGAWDNAKKSFEKGVDINGQTYYKGSEPHKASVTGDTVGDPFKDTSGPSMNILIKLMSIVSLVIAPTLAVLHKDKIEANRKAKIESLTGVAGIVSASSDLKAPIVPGEVKGHLNESGDFVYETGNLQKVKLKGGKTIELGETSQLYQLYNAVNQKDKTILDPNKWYTIENLYFETGSSDLKAGYELQLNSIAEILNAYPDLKIKLGGYTDNSGNEESNQKLSNLRAQTAKLKLLELGISADRIEAEGYGSQHPVCEANDTDECKAKNRRIDVRVLAL comes from the coding sequence ATGGATCTATTTGTGTTAGTGCCAATTTTTGGTGTGTTAGCTTTGCTTTATACATTTCTTCAGAGCAACTGGGTGAGTAAACAGAATGCCGGAAATGAAAAAATGAAAACAATCAGCGGACATATTGCTGATGGTGCTATGGCCTTCTTAAAGGCTGAATATAAAATCTTAACCTATTTTGTTGTTGTTGTGGCCATTCTCCTGGCAGTAATGGGATCCAGTAATGCGAATTCACACTGGAGTATAGGACTTGCTTTTGTAGTAGGAGCTATTTTTTCGGCCACAGCTGGTTTTATAGGGATGAAAATTGCAACCAAAGCCAATGTAAGAACTGCAGAAGCTGCAAGAACTTCATTATCCAAAGCCCTCAAAGTTTCTTTTACAGGAGGTTCTGTGATGGGAATGGGCGTAGCAGGACTTGCCGTATTAGGGTTAGGAGCCTTATTTTTAATTATTAAACAGATTTTCGCACCGGAAGCCACTGTAGATTCCCACGAAATGGAAAGAACCATAGAAATCCTTACCGGTTTTTCCCTGGGTGCTGAATCCATTGCTCTTTTTGCAAGAGTGGGTGGTGGTATTTACACAAAAGCTGCAGACGTTGGAGCTGACCTGGTAGGAAAAGTAGAAGCCGGAATCCCTGAAGATGACCCAAGAAATCCGGCAACTATCGCAGATAATGTGGGGGATAATGTAGGAGATGTTGCGGGGATGGGCGCCGATCTTTTCGGATCTTATGTAGCTACGGTACTTGCTACCATGGTCTTGGGAAGAGAAACAATCTCTGATGACGCATTCGGAGGTTTTGCACCGATTCTTTTACCGATGCTGATTGCAGGAACAGGAATTATCTTTTCAATGATAGGAACTTTATTTGTTAAAATTAACGATAATGAAGGTTCGTCCACTTCCAGCGTACAAAATGCATTGAATTTAGGAAATTGGGGCAGTATTGTAATTACAGCCATAGCTTCTTATTTTCTGGTTACTTATCTTCTTCCTGAAAAAATGGTTTTGCGAGGCCATGAGTTTACTAAAATGGGAGTATTCGGAGCCATAATGGTTGGGCTGGTTGTAGGGACTTTAATGAGTATTATTACAGAATATTATACAGCAATGGGAAAAAGACCGGTTTCCAGTATTGTGAGACAGTCTTCAACCGGTCATGCCACCAATATTATCGGCGGACTTTCTGTAGGAATGGAATCAACATTACTTCCTATTATAGTACTTGCAGGAGGTATTTACGGCTCTTATCTGTGTGCCGGATTATACGGGGTTGCCATTGCTGCTGCCGGAATGATGGCTACTACAGCCATGCAGCTGGCTATTGATGCCTTTGGGCCGATTGCAGATAACGCCGGAGGTATTGCTGAAATGAGTGAACTTCCTAAAGAAGTCCGTGAAAAAACAGATATCCTGGATGCAGTAGGAAATACAACAGCTGCTACAGGAAAAGGATTTGCTATTGCTTCAGCAGCATTAACAGCACTGGCTTTGTTTGCAGCCTTTGTAGGAATTGCAGGCATTGATGGCATTGATATTTACAGAGCAGATGTTTTAGCTGGTCTTTTCGTTGGCGGAATGATCCCTTTCATATTCTCTTCATTAGCTATTACAGCTGTTGGACAGGCAGCCATGGCCATGGTAGAAGAAGTAAGGAGACAGTTTCGTGAAATTCCAGGTATCTTAGAAGGAAAAGCACAGCCGGAATATGAGAAATGTGTGGCCATTTCTACAGATGCATCCATCCGAAAAATGATGTTGCCGGGAGCTATTGCGATTATTTCACCACTGCTGATCGGGTTTATCTTTGGGCCTGAAGTATTGGGCGGTTTCCTTGCCGGAGCTACTGTAAGTGGGGTACTCATGGGAATGTTTCAGAATAACGCCGGAGGAGCATGGGATAATGCAAAAAAATCATTCGAAAAAGGGGTTGATATCAATGGACAGACCTATTATAAAGGGTCAGAACCTCATAAAGCTTCCGTAACAGGAGATACGGTGGGAGATCCTTTTAAAGATACTTCCGGACCATCAATGAATATCCTGATTAAACTGATGTCTATTGTTTCATTGGTAATTGCACCCACCTTAGCTGTGCTGCATAAAGATAAAATTGAAGCCAATAGAAAAGCAAAAATTGAAAGCTTAACCGGAGTTGCGGGTATTGTTTCAGCATCATCAGATCTTAAGGCTCCAATTGTTCCCGGGGAAGTGAAAGGGCATCTAAATGAAAGCGGAGATTTTGTATACGAAACCGGGAATCTGCAAAAAGTAAAACTGAAAGGCGGAAAAACAATCGAGTTGGGAGAAACAAGCCAGTTGTATCAGCTTTATAATGCGGTTAATCAAAAAGATAAGACCATTTTGGACCCTAATAAATGGTACACCATTGAAAATCTTTATTTTGAGACAGGATCAAGTGATCTGAAAGCAGGCTATGAACTCCAGCTAAATAGTATCGCAGAAATCTTAAATGCTTATCCAGATCTGAAAATAAAATTAGGCGGATATACTGATAATAGCGGTAACGAAGAAAGCAATCAGAAGCTATCCAACCTGAGAGCTCAGACTGCAAAACTGAAGCTGTTGGAATTAGGAATCTCAGCAGATAGGATAGAAGCTGAAGGATATGGTTCACAACATCCGGTTTGCGAAGCCAATGATACTGATGAATGTAAAGCCAAAAACAGAAGAATTGATGTAAGAGTCCTAGCTCTCTAA
- a CDS encoding aminotransferase class I/II-fold pyridoxal phosphate-dependent enzyme gives MKEIQEFTHYSFFTEMSELALKHGSYDLSLGLPDFDIDERLNFFLKEAADLDIHHYEPLAGNPLLIKNIINFNIKRKNSISLKANEISIVPCATFALYTALKSILNQGDEVIIIQPCYYTYAPAVVMNGGVPVYYDLESDFTINWDKFKGCISEKTKAIIVNSPQNPTGKIWKQNDWKHLYELISNREIYLISEEIYDTYCFDEAEHYSSFIHSELRNRTFCIFSFGKMFHTSGWKVSYMLASEELTALFRSHQQYISYSANAPAQYALAKYLKVFDPSENKAIMQRKRDIFNQMVKDTPLHTEQEAEGSVFQIVNFRNISKTMTDVEFAKWLTIDKKVACLPLSAFYNSRQNSDYIRFSFAKKDEVIIRALEHLRKHL, from the coding sequence ATGAAAGAAATTCAAGAATTTACTCATTATTCATTTTTTACAGAGATGTCTGAACTGGCCTTAAAGCACGGAAGCTATGATCTTTCGCTGGGCCTGCCGGATTTTGATATTGATGAACGTCTGAATTTTTTTTTAAAAGAAGCTGCAGATCTTGATATCCATCATTATGAACCTCTGGCAGGAAATCCTTTATTGATTAAGAATATCATTAATTTTAATATAAAAAGGAAAAACAGTATTTCTTTAAAAGCCAATGAAATCTCCATTGTTCCCTGTGCAACCTTTGCTTTATATACCGCACTTAAATCTATTTTAAATCAAGGTGATGAAGTTATTATCATTCAGCCCTGTTACTATACTTATGCTCCTGCGGTTGTAATGAATGGAGGAGTTCCTGTTTATTATGATCTGGAATCTGATTTCACAATAAACTGGGATAAATTTAAAGGCTGTATTTCTGAAAAGACCAAAGCAATTATCGTCAATTCCCCGCAAAATCCAACCGGAAAAATATGGAAACAGAATGATTGGAAACACTTGTATGAACTGATAAGCAACCGGGAAATCTATTTAATTTCAGAAGAGATCTATGATACTTACTGTTTTGATGAAGCGGAACATTACAGCTCATTTATCCATTCTGAACTCAGAAACAGAACTTTCTGTATTTTTTCATTCGGGAAAATGTTTCATACTTCCGGATGGAAAGTAAGCTATATGCTGGCCTCCGAAGAATTAACCGCTTTATTCAGAAGCCATCAGCAGTATATTTCCTATAGTGCCAATGCCCCCGCTCAATATGCCCTGGCAAAGTATCTGAAAGTATTTGATCCTTCAGAAAACAAAGCAATAATGCAACGCAAACGGGATATTTTTAATCAAATGGTTAAAGATACTCCTCTTCACACTGAACAGGAGGCTGAGGGCAGCGTTTTCCAGATTGTTAATTTCAGAAATATTTCAAAGACAATGACTGATGTAGAGTTTGCAAAGTGGCTGACCATTGATAAAAAGGTGGCCTGTCTGCCGCTTTCTGCCTTTTATAACTCCAGACAGAATTCAGATTACATCCGGTTCAGTTTTGCTAAAAAAGATGAAGTGATTATCCGGGCATTGGAGCACCTGAGAAAGCATCTTTAA
- a CDS encoding M28 family metallopeptidase: protein MKKLLIPLFVLALMSSCGTAQVADGVSANPVAVKHDKAFANAYKMIKAEDLKKNLYVIASDEMEGRDTGSKGQKKAGEYIVNYYKSLGISFPKALGSYYQKVPSDFMKKRGGGNLPDSENILAFIEGSEKPEEIVVVSAHYDHVGTKNGVVYNGADDDGSGTVAVMEMAKAFQEAKKAGKGPKRSVLFLHVTGEEHGLFGSEYYTDNPVFPLANTVVDLNIDMIGRDDPDNRGKQYVYVIGSDMLSSQLKIINEAANKKTNNLELNYKYDDLNDPQQLYYRSDHYNFAKNNVPVAFFFDGIHEDYHKPTDDPDKIDYKLLEKRTQLIFTTAWDIANRTERIVVDKK from the coding sequence ATGAAAAAACTACTTATTCCGTTATTTGTCCTTGCTTTGATGTCGAGTTGTGGAACCGCCCAGGTTGCTGATGGTGTATCTGCAAATCCTGTTGCTGTAAAACATGATAAAGCGTTTGCCAATGCCTACAAGATGATTAAGGCAGAAGATTTAAAGAAAAACCTGTATGTTATTGCTTCAGACGAGATGGAAGGCAGAGATACAGGAAGCAAAGGCCAGAAGAAGGCGGGAGAGTATATTGTTAATTATTATAAAAGCTTAGGAATTTCATTTCCGAAAGCTCTTGGTTCTTATTATCAGAAAGTTCCTTCAGATTTTATGAAAAAAAGAGGAGGTGGTAACCTTCCGGACTCTGAAAATATTCTGGCTTTCATTGAAGGAAGTGAAAAACCTGAAGAAATTGTAGTGGTTTCTGCACATTATGACCATGTGGGGACAAAAAACGGAGTAGTATATAACGGAGCTGATGACGACGGAAGTGGTACGGTTGCTGTAATGGAAATGGCTAAAGCCTTCCAGGAAGCTAAAAAAGCAGGGAAAGGTCCTAAAAGATCTGTCCTTTTTCTTCATGTAACAGGAGAAGAGCACGGGCTGTTTGGTTCAGAATATTACACTGATAATCCTGTTTTCCCATTGGCTAATACCGTTGTTGACCTTAATATCGATATGATTGGACGCGATGATCCGGACAACAGGGGAAAACAATATGTTTATGTGATTGGCTCCGATATGTTGAGTTCTCAGCTTAAAATAATTAACGAGGCTGCCAACAAGAAAACCAACAACCTGGAGCTGAACTATAAATATGATGATCTTAACGATCCTCAACAGCTATATTACCGTTCAGACCATTATAACTTTGCCAAAAATAATGTTCCTGTAGCATTTTTCTTTGATGGAATTCATGAAGACTACCATAAGCCAACGGATGATCCGGATAAAATAGACTACAAGCTATTGGAAAAGAGGACTCAGCTTATTTTTACTACAGCATGGGATATTGCCAACAGAACAGAACGAATTGTGGTAGATAAAAAATAA
- a CDS encoding VOC family protein produces the protein MRSQFKSIRPFIGAQNFEISRSFYKDLGFEEIILEPKLSLFIREETGFYLQDYYAKDWVDNTMIFMEVSNTDVFWNELLTLGLTHKYENVRLTPVRTMNWGKECFVHDPSGILWHFGEFF, from the coding sequence ATGAGATCACAATTTAAATCCATCAGACCTTTTATTGGGGCACAGAACTTTGAGATCAGCAGAAGCTTTTATAAAGATTTAGGATTTGAAGAAATAATCCTTGAGCCTAAGCTCTCCCTGTTTATACGGGAAGAAACAGGATTCTATCTTCAGGATTATTATGCAAAAGATTGGGTGGACAACACCATGATTTTCATGGAAGTTTCCAATACAGATGTATTCTGGAATGAACTCTTAACCTTAGGACTTACACATAAATATGAAAATGTAAGGCTTACTCCTGTAAGAACTATGAATTGGGGGAAAGAGTGTTTTGTTCATGATCCGTCAGGAATTTTATGGCATTTCGGTGAGTTTTTTTAA
- a CDS encoding endonuclease V, which translates to MIYAFDTYYYDDYANTVCIAFQDWASEREVEVFTEQTSISSGYESGAFYKRELPCILSLLNKIVLKEDDIIIVDGYVTLDNDGKIGLGGHLYEALQEKHPVIGIAKNEFTTPDSQRRNVLRGNSKTPLFVTAKGIDVDQVRIKVEQMHGPYRIPTLLKKLDQLSRE; encoded by the coding sequence ATGATTTACGCGTTTGATACTTACTATTACGATGACTATGCCAATACTGTTTGTATTGCATTTCAAGACTGGGCATCCGAACGGGAAGTGGAAGTTTTTACAGAGCAGACTTCCATCAGTTCTGGATACGAAAGCGGAGCCTTCTATAAAAGAGAACTGCCATGCATTCTGAGCTTACTCAATAAAATAGTGCTAAAAGAAGATGATATCATCATTGTTGACGGATATGTTACGCTGGATAATGATGGAAAAATAGGATTAGGAGGACACCTTTATGAAGCCTTACAGGAAAAACATCCGGTAATAGGAATTGCCAAAAATGAATTTACAACACCAGATTCCCAAAGAAGAAATGTATTGCGTGGTAATAGCAAAACACCGCTTTTTGTAACGGCAAAAGGAATAGATGTAGACCAGGTCAGGATAAAGGTAGAACAAATGCATGGCCCTTATAGAATTCCTACATTACTGAAAAAACTGGATCAGCTGAGCAGAGAATAA
- a CDS encoding acetyl-CoA C-acyltransferase translates to MKEVFIIAAKRTPIGGFMGSLSGFTAPQLGAMAIQKAYESALVSPENIDSVYLGNVLSAGVGQSPARQAAIFSEIPVDKDATTVNKVCASGMKAAIIGAQQIQLGLENLVMTGGMESMSNVPHYNYLRKGWKLGDTQFTDGLIKDGLWDVYHNFHMGSAAELGVKKYGLTRQELDDYALMSYKRAQKAAENNKFNKELFSISVEGKRETVVIERDEDIDKLIPEKISLLKPAFENDGMLTAANSSNLNDGAAAVLLGSSEAVKRYDLKPIARIIAYADAAQSPEWFTTSPSVAIQKVLKNTGLILSDIDYFEINEAYSSVILSNQKILGYDLDKVNVYGGAVALGHPIGASGARIMTTLINVLRQEGGKYGIAAICNGGGGASAILIENLN, encoded by the coding sequence ATGAAAGAAGTATTCATCATTGCCGCAAAAAGAACTCCTATTGGAGGTTTTATGGGAAGTTTATCGGGTTTTACAGCTCCACAGCTGGGCGCTATGGCTATACAGAAAGCTTACGAAAGTGCATTGGTTTCCCCGGAGAATATAGACAGTGTTTATTTGGGAAATGTATTAAGTGCTGGAGTTGGACAGTCACCAGCAAGACAGGCTGCCATCTTTTCAGAAATTCCGGTAGATAAAGATGCAACTACAGTTAATAAAGTATGTGCTTCAGGAATGAAAGCTGCAATAATAGGAGCACAACAGATTCAGCTTGGATTAGAAAACTTGGTTATGACAGGTGGAATGGAGAGCATGAGTAATGTGCCTCACTATAACTATTTGCGGAAGGGCTGGAAATTGGGCGATACCCAATTCACAGATGGACTCATTAAAGATGGGCTCTGGGATGTGTATCACAATTTTCACATGGGAAGTGCTGCGGAGTTAGGTGTCAAAAAATATGGCTTGACCAGACAGGAATTGGATGATTATGCTCTGATGTCCTATAAAAGGGCTCAGAAGGCTGCTGAGAATAACAAATTTAATAAAGAGCTTTTTAGCATCTCAGTAGAAGGGAAAAGAGAAACTGTTGTTATAGAAAGAGATGAAGATATTGATAAACTTATTCCTGAAAAGATTTCCCTGCTAAAGCCAGCTTTCGAAAATGATGGTATGCTGACAGCTGCGAATTCCAGCAATCTTAATGATGGGGCAGCAGCAGTATTGTTGGGTTCTTCAGAAGCTGTAAAGAGATATGATCTGAAGCCAATAGCCAGAATTATAGCATATGCTGATGCAGCTCAATCCCCGGAATGGTTTACGACTTCTCCATCAGTGGCAATTCAAAAAGTTCTGAAAAATACAGGGCTTATTCTATCTGATATAGATTATTTTGAGATCAATGAAGCATATTCTTCTGTGATTTTATCCAACCAGAAGATTCTCGGTTATGATTTGGATAAAGTAAATGTGTATGGCGGTGCTGTAGCATTGGGACATCCCATTGGGGCCTCAGGAGCAAGGATTATGACAACCTTAATAAATGTATTGCGCCAGGAAGGAGGAAAATATGGTATTGCCGCGATTTGCAATGGAGGTGGTGGAGCATCAGCCATTCTTATTGAAAATTTGAATTAA
- a CDS encoding DEAD/DEAH box helicase yields the protein MAEYILENINISTLSVYDLLNHTAESSFIGITDFREIYPIAIENNTGIFTKKLPLQQFPVVSISHIGNSLLCTCTCNNPQAKLCTHQAEIIHCILEEKNYRIFFDDMLRKKTLLSKAKAYGLENEPDLDQYFQLELAAGKLEILPKIKEMLPIDELLLQRDLLPQTPSKLDALATLETDKKQILVIGNHRYYNHLVFSLMEAETTQTGKIKNPVTSVDAMQLIWKAEKPLDIKFYTAISSFQNNYNEDYNSAELEALKLIVKNPLDLDVYYHDREIAETVSVKSLIPVTLNTLDADIQLSVFKKDPFFEITGELLFNGAAIPFKNVVIRNEYFVYNNKTFSFIDHPDLLRVIRFFKANNEILLIHSSKYEGFLQQILSKLEERIQINYSYIQSATKVQLEEKNFHIERVIYLRQQENYIGITPVMKYGEVEVPVYSRKQIFDTDQNGNPFRIERNDSLEARFTSLVMQQHPDFEEQMDGYQYFYLHRDKFLDENWFLDAFEAWRNENITILGFNELKNNKLNPHRAKINIQITSGLDWFNAKLKVGFGQKEATLKQLHRTIRNKSKFVQLDDGSLGILPEEWMDKIASYFQAGEIDEELLKIPKINFTEVSSLFEKEVMSIEVQNEITTYSKQFLTGKNIPRVNIPSELNARLRDYQHEGLNWLNFLDSFNFGGCLADDMGLGKTLQIIAFMLSQREKRGHTTNLVVVPTSLLFNWQEEISKFAPSLKILLHYGPNREKTNTHLSDYEVVLTSYGMLLSDIRFLKAFHFNYIFLDESQAIKNPNSERYKAARLLQARNRIVLTGTPIENSTFDLYSQLSFACPGLLGSQQSFKDIYAIPIDKFEYSKRATELQQKIKPFILRRTKKQVATELPEKTETVIYCEMNTEQRKIYDAYEKELREFIAANDDDDLNKNTMHVLTGLTRLRQICNSPALIKEGYSGEHAVKIEILMEQILGKSKDHKILVFSQFVGMLDLLKTELECHGIPFEYLTGQTKDRGNKVANFQENEEVRVFLISLKAGGVGLNLTQADYIYLVDPWWNPATENQAIDRSYRIGQTKNVIAVRMICSNTVEEKILTLQKKKTVLAQNLLKTDGTQFQGFSRQDLLDILDQK from the coding sequence ATGGCAGAATATATTCTTGAAAACATCAATATCAGCACACTTTCCGTGTATGACCTGTTAAATCATACTGCAGAAAGTTCATTTATTGGAATCACTGATTTTCGTGAAATCTATCCCATTGCCATTGAAAATAATACAGGAATTTTCACAAAAAAACTTCCATTACAGCAATTTCCTGTTGTTTCAATAAGCCATATAGGCAATTCATTGCTTTGCACCTGTACATGCAATAATCCTCAGGCAAAACTTTGTACCCATCAGGCAGAAATCATCCACTGTATTCTGGAAGAGAAGAATTACCGGATCTTCTTTGATGATATGCTCCGTAAGAAAACATTGTTATCTAAAGCAAAAGCATATGGATTAGAAAATGAACCAGACCTTGACCAGTATTTTCAGCTGGAATTAGCAGCAGGAAAGCTTGAAATATTGCCTAAGATCAAGGAAATGCTTCCCATAGACGAACTATTACTCCAGAGAGACCTTCTGCCCCAAACTCCATCCAAACTGGATGCACTGGCGACACTTGAAACTGATAAAAAGCAGATATTGGTAATTGGTAATCACCGTTACTACAATCATCTGGTATTCTCTCTTATGGAAGCAGAAACCACACAAACAGGGAAAATAAAAAATCCGGTTACTTCTGTAGATGCAATGCAGCTGATATGGAAAGCCGAGAAGCCCCTGGATATAAAATTTTATACCGCGATTTCTTCTTTTCAAAACAATTACAATGAAGATTATAATTCGGCTGAACTGGAAGCTTTAAAGCTCATTGTAAAAAATCCCCTTGATCTGGATGTATATTATCATGATCGCGAAATTGCAGAAACTGTTTCCGTAAAATCACTGATACCCGTTACACTTAATACTTTAGATGCAGACATACAACTATCTGTATTTAAGAAAGATCCTTTCTTCGAAATCACAGGAGAACTTCTGTTTAATGGTGCAGCCATTCCATTTAAGAATGTGGTTATCAGAAATGAATATTTTGTATATAACAATAAGACATTCAGCTTTATAGATCATCCTGATTTGCTGAGGGTTATCAGATTTTTTAAGGCAAACAATGAGATTTTACTCATTCATTCTTCAAAATATGAAGGTTTCCTGCAGCAAATCCTGTCTAAGTTAGAAGAACGTATACAAATCAATTACAGCTATATACAATCTGCAACGAAAGTACAGCTTGAAGAAAAGAATTTCCACATAGAAAGAGTCATTTATCTTCGTCAGCAGGAAAATTATATTGGAATTACTCCTGTTATGAAGTACGGAGAAGTAGAGGTTCCGGTATATTCCAGAAAGCAGATTTTCGATACCGATCAGAATGGAAATCCATTTAGAATAGAAAGAAACGATTCCTTAGAAGCCCGTTTTACCTCTTTGGTAATGCAGCAGCATCCTGATTTTGAAGAACAGATGGATGGCTATCAGTATTTCTATCTTCACAGGGATAAATTCCTTGATGAAAACTGGTTCTTAGATGCATTTGAAGCATGGCGGAATGAAAATATCACTATATTAGGCTTTAATGAGCTGAAAAACAACAAACTTAATCCCCACCGTGCTAAGATCAACATTCAAATTACCAGCGGACTGGATTGGTTCAATGCCAAGTTAAAGGTAGGTTTTGGCCAGAAAGAAGCTACTTTGAAACAGCTTCACCGGACAATCCGAAATAAAAGTAAATTCGTACAGCTGGATGACGGCAGCCTGGGTATTCTTCCTGAAGAATGGATGGATAAGATCGCTTCTTATTTTCAAGCCGGAGAAATTGATGAAGAGCTGTTAAAGATTCCGAAAATTAATTTTACAGAAGTCTCTTCCCTCTTTGAAAAAGAAGTAATGAGCATTGAGGTTCAGAATGAAATTACCACCTATTCCAAGCAGTTTCTAACTGGTAAAAATATTCCCCGGGTCAATATTCCTTCTGAATTGAATGCCAGGTTAAGAGATTATCAGCATGAAGGATTAAATTGGCTTAATTTCCTCGACAGTTTCAACTTCGGCGGCTGCCTTGCTGATGATATGGGGTTGGGAAAAACCCTTCAGATCATAGCATTTATGCTTTCTCAAAGGGAAAAACGCGGGCATACCACTAATCTTGTAGTAGTTCCTACGTCCCTGCTTTTCAACTGGCAAGAGGAGATCAGCAAGTTTGCCCCTTCACTAAAGATTTTACTCCATTATGGCCCGAACCGGGAAAAAACAAATACCCATCTGTCAGATTATGAAGTTGTTCTAACCAGTTATGGAATGTTGCTTTCAGATATCCGGTTTCTGAAGGCTTTTCATTTCAATTATATTTTCCTTGATGAGTCCCAGGCCATTAAGAACCCTAACTCCGAAAGATATAAAGCAGCGAGGCTTCTACAGGCCAGGAACAGAATTGTTTTAACAGGAACTCCTATTGAAAACAGTACTTTTGACCTTTACAGCCAGCTTTCATTTGCCTGCCCCGGATTATTAGGCAGCCAACAATCTTTCAAAGATATTTATGCTATTCCTATTGATAAATTTGAATACAGCAAACGGGCAACGGAGCTTCAGCAGAAAATAAAGCCGTTTATTCTACGCAGAACGAAGAAACAGGTAGCCACAGAACTTCCTGAAAAAACGGAAACTGTCATTTATTGTGAAATGAATACGGAACAACGTAAGATTTATGATGCTTATGAAAAAGAGCTTCGGGAATTCATTGCAGCTAATGATGATGATGATCTTAATAAAAACACCATGCACGTTCTCACAGGCCTTACAAGGCTCAGACAGATCTGTAACTCGCCAGCATTGATTAAAGAAGGATATTCCGGGGAACATGCCGTTAAAATTGAGATTCTGATGGAACAGATTCTTGGAAAATCAAAAGACCATAAAATCCTTGTATTCTCTCAGTTTGTAGGAATGCTGGACTTACTGAAAACGGAACTGGAGTGTCACGGAATTCCTTTTGAATATCTTACCGGACAAACTAAAGACAGGGGAAATAAGGTAGCTAATTTCCAGGAGAATGAAGAGGTCCGTGTATTTTTGATAAGCTTAAAGGCCGGCGGCGTAGGACTTAATCTTACGCAGGCCGATTACATTTACCTGGTTGATCCATGGTGGAATCCTGCTACCGAAAACCAGGCCATTGACAGGAGTTACCGTATTGGGCAGACTAAAAATGTTATTGCTGTCCGTATGATCTGTTCTAACACGGTGGAAGAAAAAATACTTACCCTTCAGAAGAAGAAGACTGTATTGGCTCAAAACCTTCTCAAAACTGACGGTACTCAATTCCAGGGATTTTCAAGGCAGGACCTTCTGGATATCCTTGATCAGAAATAA